In Pseudomonas lalkuanensis, the following are encoded in one genomic region:
- a CDS encoding LysR substrate-binding domain-containing protein yields MSRRLPPLYALRAFEAAARHASFTRAAEELAITQSAVSRHIRTLEEHFSCRLFERQGRNLQLTEPARMLLPGLRDGFDALERACTTLRVDDATVRLKAPSTLTMRWLLSRLSRFRHLNTDIEVQLTSAWMDVDKVDFQHEPFDCAVLLSDGQFSQDWEVTLLFSEWLIPVCEPSQAGEPWSLSRLQATELLHPTPDRRDWRRWLQRMDLSEKVSLKGGQVFDTLELGIVAAARGYGVSIGDLVMVTEDVTLGRIGLPWPTAVASGDSYYLVWPRARRGQDRLRRLRDFLQAEVAAMALPPVELLG; encoded by the coding sequence ATGTCGCGTCGTCTGCCCCCGCTCTACGCCCTGCGTGCCTTCGAGGCCGCCGCCCGCCATGCGTCCTTCACGCGCGCCGCCGAGGAGCTGGCCATCACCCAGAGCGCGGTGAGTCGGCACATCCGCACCCTGGAGGAGCATTTCTCCTGTCGCCTGTTCGAGCGCCAGGGGCGCAACCTGCAGCTCACGGAGCCGGCACGCATGTTGCTGCCCGGTCTGCGCGACGGTTTCGACGCCCTGGAGCGGGCCTGCACCACGCTGCGGGTCGACGACGCCACTGTGCGGCTGAAGGCACCGTCGACCCTGACCATGCGCTGGCTGCTGTCGCGCCTCAGCCGTTTCCGTCATCTCAACACCGATATCGAGGTGCAACTGACCAGCGCCTGGATGGATGTGGACAAGGTCGACTTCCAGCACGAGCCATTCGACTGCGCGGTGCTGCTCAGCGACGGCCAATTCAGCCAGGACTGGGAGGTGACCCTGCTGTTCAGCGAATGGCTGATTCCGGTCTGTGAGCCGTCCCAGGCCGGGGAGCCCTGGAGCCTTTCGCGCCTGCAGGCCACCGAACTGTTGCACCCGACGCCGGACCGCCGCGATTGGCGCCGCTGGTTGCAGCGCATGGACCTCAGCGAGAAGGTTTCGCTCAAGGGCGGCCAGGTGTTCGACACCCTCGAGCTGGGCATAGTCGCTGCCGCGCGGGGGTACGGGGTGTCGATCGGTGATCTGGTGATGGTGACCGAGGACGTCACCCTGGGGCGCATCGGCCTGCCCTGGCCCACGGCGGTGGCCAGCGGCGACAGCTACTACCTGGTCTGGCCCCGCGCCCGCCGTGGCCAGGATCGCCTGCGCCGGCTGCGTGACTTTCTCCAGGCCGAGGTGGCGGCGATGGCGCTGCCGCCAGTGGAATTGCTGGGCTAG
- a CDS encoding NorM family multidrug efflux MATE transporter yields the protein MPQSIRNELVAILRLAGPLIAAQLAHVVMVFTDTVMMGLIGPEALAGGGLGAASYSFVSIFCVGVIAAVGNLVAIRHGADDKAGATRLTQSGLWLAFGMALAAGLLLWNLKPVLLAFGQAPESVKGAMQFLSTLIFALPGYLGFMALRGFTSAIGRPGPVMAISIGGALANFLLNYALIHGMFGLPKMGLAGIGLVTAVVMNGMALLLAWHIVRNPAYAAYPLLKGLQRPSREALTELVRLGLPIGGTYAVESGLFAFAALCMGALGSTQLAAHQIAIQSVYVAFMVPVGISYAVTFRIGQHYGAGRLEEARRAGRLGIGFGASCMLAFAVLFWVAPERVVGLFLDRRAAEFHDIVQLAVSLLAVAAWFELFDGIQTIAMGAIRGLKDAKTTFLVGLGCYWLVGAPAAWLLAFPLGWGATGVWWGLALGLACAALGLALGFEWKTARLLRPEPVGANSFANRGEAAP from the coding sequence ATGCCGCAGAGCATACGCAATGAACTGGTGGCCATCCTGCGCCTGGCCGGGCCGCTGATCGCAGCCCAACTGGCCCACGTGGTGATGGTCTTCACCGACACCGTGATGATGGGCCTCATCGGCCCCGAAGCCCTGGCCGGTGGCGGCCTCGGCGCGGCCAGCTATTCCTTCGTGTCGATCTTCTGCGTCGGCGTGATCGCCGCCGTGGGCAACCTGGTCGCGATCCGCCATGGCGCCGACGACAAGGCCGGCGCTACCCGCCTGACCCAGAGTGGCCTCTGGCTGGCCTTCGGCATGGCGCTTGCCGCGGGCCTCTTGTTGTGGAACCTGAAACCCGTGCTGCTCGCCTTTGGCCAGGCACCGGAGAGCGTGAAAGGCGCCATGCAGTTCCTCTCCACCCTGATCTTTGCCCTGCCCGGCTATCTCGGCTTCATGGCCCTGCGCGGCTTCACCAGCGCCATCGGCCGGCCCGGCCCGGTCATGGCCATCAGCATCGGCGGTGCCCTGGCCAACTTCCTGCTGAACTACGCGCTGATCCACGGCATGTTCGGCCTGCCGAAGATGGGCCTCGCGGGCATCGGCCTGGTCACCGCCGTGGTAATGAACGGAATGGCCCTGCTGCTGGCCTGGCACATCGTGCGCAACCCGGCCTACGCGGCCTACCCGCTGCTCAAGGGGCTGCAACGTCCATCCCGCGAGGCACTCACCGAACTGGTGCGCCTGGGCCTGCCCATCGGCGGCACCTATGCGGTGGAATCCGGCCTGTTCGCCTTCGCCGCTTTGTGCATGGGCGCCCTGGGTAGTACCCAGCTGGCGGCACACCAGATCGCCATACAGTCGGTCTACGTGGCCTTCATGGTGCCGGTCGGTATCTCCTACGCGGTGACCTTCCGTATCGGCCAGCACTACGGTGCCGGCCGGCTGGAGGAAGCACGCCGCGCCGGGCGGCTGGGCATCGGCTTCGGCGCCAGCTGCATGCTCGCCTTCGCGGTGCTGTTCTGGGTGGCGCCGGAACGGGTGGTGGGGCTGTTCCTCGACCGCCGCGCCGCCGAGTTCCACGACATCGTGCAGTTGGCCGTGAGCCTGCTGGCGGTGGCGGCCTGGTTCGAACTGTTCGACGGCATCCAGACTATCGCCATGGGTGCGATCCGTGGCCTGAAGGACGCCAAGACCACCTTCCTGGTCGGCCTCGGCTGTTACTGGCTGGTGGGTGCCCCTGCGGCCTGGCTGCTCGCCTTCCCCCTGGGCTGGGGCGCCACCGGCGTCTGGTGGGGCCTGGCTCTGGGCCTCGCCTGCGCGGCGCTGGGGCTGGCCCTGGGCTTCGAGTGGAAGACCGCACGGCTGTTACGGCCAGAGCCTGTAGGGGCGAATTCATTCGCCAACCGCGGCGAAGCCGCCCCATGA
- a CDS encoding putative bifunctional diguanylate cyclase/phosphodiesterase yields MSALVEPMRMLLLAESPAWAVLLRDLLAAMGSVSPLITAGSWDAASGLMDDLDCALVLCTPSLLPSAGRCPLPIILLLEEEPAEAPQGVSDWLVRRHLGVDTLRRTLRHVRERRNLQSTMERLAEQDPLTGIANRQGFQTLLAARLVEYEGRGLALGHLDLDNFRHANDALGYQAGDRLILQVVARLKAQLRAGDQVARLGSDEFALLLDTRRDPGRAERVAERIAEALAEPYQVDGESLLLGCSLGIAHSRTSEGADPLMWHAHIAMQQAKASQGCTFHIFDERINRSARSRADLESELRRALRRDELELHYQPRLCLKTGNILGLEALVRWRHGERGLLTPNEFVPLAEESGLIVPLGYWVISRALRDMQWLRGRGLPPLHMAVNLSFRQFQDSQLLSTLSRLIHERGVDARWLEFELTETAVMRRSEQVRQTMEALGRLGVRFSLDDFGTGFSSFVHLNSLPIALLKIDKSFVGGMHDRPENRQLVKAMINLAQNLNLEVVAEGVENAEQLSLLRQFGCDQAQGYWISRPLPLAELARFLVFGTRQALFAGQEP; encoded by the coding sequence TTGTCCGCGCTCGTCGAGCCAATGCGTATGCTCCTGCTGGCGGAATCGCCGGCCTGGGCGGTATTGCTTCGCGACCTTCTGGCCGCGATGGGCAGCGTATCCCCCCTGATCACCGCCGGCTCCTGGGATGCCGCCAGTGGCCTGATGGACGACCTGGACTGCGCCCTGGTGCTCTGTACCCCCAGTCTGTTGCCCTCCGCCGGGCGCTGCCCGTTGCCGATCATCCTGTTGCTCGAAGAGGAGCCCGCCGAAGCCCCCCAGGGCGTTAGCGACTGGCTGGTGCGCAGGCACCTGGGCGTCGACACCTTGCGCCGTACCCTGCGCCACGTCCGCGAGCGACGGAACCTGCAGAGCACCATGGAGCGCCTGGCCGAGCAGGACCCGCTCACCGGCATCGCCAACCGCCAGGGCTTCCAGACCCTGCTGGCCGCGCGCCTGGTGGAGTACGAAGGGCGCGGCCTGGCCCTCGGCCACCTGGACCTGGACAACTTCCGCCACGCCAACGACGCCCTCGGCTACCAGGCCGGCGACCGCCTGATCCTGCAGGTGGTGGCACGGCTCAAGGCGCAATTGCGTGCCGGCGACCAGGTCGCGCGCCTGGGCAGCGACGAGTTCGCCCTGCTGCTGGACACCCGTCGCGACCCGGGCCGCGCCGAGCGGGTGGCAGAGCGCATCGCCGAAGCCCTGGCCGAGCCCTATCAGGTGGACGGCGAAAGCCTGCTGCTGGGCTGCAGCCTCGGTATCGCCCATTCCCGTACCAGCGAAGGCGCCGATCCGTTGATGTGGCATGCCCACATCGCCATGCAACAGGCCAAGGCCAGCCAGGGTTGCACCTTCCATATCTTCGATGAACGCATCAATCGCAGTGCGCGCAGCCGCGCAGACCTGGAAAGCGAGCTGCGCCGCGCCCTTCGCCGTGACGAGCTGGAGCTGCACTACCAGCCGCGGCTTTGCCTGAAGACCGGCAACATCCTCGGCCTCGAGGCGCTGGTGCGCTGGCGCCACGGCGAGCGAGGCCTGCTCACCCCCAACGAATTCGTGCCGCTGGCCGAGGAAAGCGGCCTGATCGTGCCCCTGGGCTACTGGGTGATCTCCCGTGCCCTGCGCGATATGCAGTGGCTTCGCGGACGCGGCCTGCCGCCGTTGCACATGGCGGTGAACCTGTCGTTCCGCCAGTTCCAGGACAGTCAGCTGCTCTCCACCCTGAGCCGGCTGATCCACGAGCGCGGCGTCGACGCGCGCTGGCTGGAGTTCGAACTGACCGAAACCGCCGTGATGCGCCGCAGCGAGCAGGTGCGTCAGACCATGGAGGCACTGGGCCGGCTGGGCGTGCGCTTTTCCCTGGACGACTTCGGCACCGGTTTCTCCTCCTTCGTTCACCTCAACAGCCTGCCCATTGCCCTGCTGAAGATCGACAAGAGCTTCGTCGGCGGCATGCACGACCGTCCGGAGAATCGCCAACTGGTGAAGGCGATGATCAACCTGGCGCAGAACCTCAACCTGGAAGTGGTGGCAGAGGGCGTGGAGAACGCCGAGCAATTGTCGTTGCTGCGCCAGTTCGGCTGCGACCAGGCCCAGGGCTATTGGATCAGCCGGCCGCTGCCCCTGGCCGAGCTGGCGCGCTTCCTGGTGTTCGGTACCCGCCAGGCGCTGTTCGCCGGCCAGGAACCCTGA